The Oncorhynchus nerka isolate Pitt River linkage group LG11, Oner_Uvic_2.0, whole genome shotgun sequence genome includes the window CAAACAGCGAGTGGGGTGTCTCGCTTCCTAGTTCTTCTTTGGCCAGGCTGCGCAGTGTCTGTCATACTTCCTGAAACACCTGTTTGTCAGTTAGTGGGCACTGGACAGGCACAGCGGAGCAAATGAGTTACACAAAAACATGGACGACGAGTCCCTGGAATACAATTTATTCTAATTCCCTACCTCATTTTACTGAAATGGTTCGGCAACAACATATGAGTATACGTTTGAACATTGTATTGTTGCTGTATTTAATGGTTTGTTTTGGTGAGTACAGCCCTCTCATTTGTCGAGCTCGTTTTCAATGTCACAGATCGCCGAATTTGCGACTTAAACAAATTAAACACAAACATTcgttaaaaaaaattatatagaATCCTGAATTTGTACCCCGTATAATTGTCTAGGCCTACTGCTTTTATCCTACAGACTCATTCATTGTGAATTATTGTTAGAATTATTATAATATGCCACATTTTTACCTTCACATTTAACATAATATATACAACATTTGGATTAGGCTACTATGTATCCATTTGTGAATAGCCACTACCAAATAATTATACTGCATGTTCACAACAAACCAAATTGCGCCTGAGGCCTATGCTTACAACAGGAATGCAGTACcctgtcatgtgaaattcatgagACCCATAGCGTTGACCTTTTTCCTTGTTTTCAATTTCACTCACGTTTTGTTATTGAGCTTAAAGTGGCCTGCGTCCAATGCAAAGCATCCATGATCCATAACTGTGAATATGACTCTTGGGTGAGATCTATTGACATTGATCAGATTTATATAACAATTCCTATTCGCATATTTACTGGTTGAACAGTAGGAGGAGTCATTTCCTGTATGTTTGAGACATATGTGGATAAATGCCAATGGGTTGCCAACTTTCCCATCAACAGTTTAAATGTTAACAGCTATCAAGCATCTGCTACTCGAAAGGCTCTTCAACTTgaaatattattttattatttaaaaaataaattctaCCTTGTTTATGAGATTAGTTTGTTCATTTCCAGTCCACTTTACAATGAGGTCTTTTTAAATAGCGCAGGATTTCTGCATATTAATCCTATGTAGATCACAGTACTCAGACTCTCTGTGtccatagtaaaaaaaaaaaatgtctgctTTGGATGTGACCTTCACTTGTCTCTGTGGGGACAGTGTCCAAAggcttacagttgaagttggaagtttacatacaccttagccaaatacatttaaactgtttttcacaattcctgacatttaatcctagtaaaaattccctgtcttagggcaGTTAGAATAAccactttatttaagaatgtgaaatgtcagaataattgtagagataattatttatttctgattttatttctttcagcacattcccagtgggtaagaagtttacatacacgcaattagtatttggtagcattgcctttaaattgtttaagttgggtcaaatgtttcgggtggccttccacaagcttcccacaataagttgggtgaattttggcccattcctgctgacagagctggtggaatggagtcaggtttgtaggcctccttgctcgcatacactttttcagttctgcccacaaatgttctataggtttgaggtcagggctttgtgatggccactccaataccttgactttgttgtccttaagccattttgccacaactttggaagtatgcttgaggtcattgttcatttggaagacccatttgcaaccaagctttaacttcctgactgatgtcttgagatgttgcttcaacatatccacataattttcctatctcatgaagccatctattttgtaaagtgcaccagtccctcctgcagcaaagcacccccacaacatgatgctgcttcacgggttgagatggtgttcttcggcttgcaagcctctccctttttcctccaaacataaggatggtcattatggccaaacagttctatttttgtttcatcagaccagagggcatttctccaaaaagtacgatctttgtccccatgtgcagctgcaaactgtagtctggcttttttatggcggttttggagcactggcttcttccttgctgagcggcctttcaggttatgtcgatataggactccttttactgtggatatagatacttttgtacctgtttcatccagcatcttcacaaggtcctgtgctgtttttctgggattgattttcacttttcgcaccaaagtacgttcatctctaggagaccgaacgcgtctccttcctgagcagtatgacggctgcgtggtcccatggtgtttatacttgcgtactattgtttgtacagatgaacgtggcaccttcaggcatttggaaattgctcccaaggatgaaccagacttgtggaggtctccaatttcttttctgaggtcttgcctgatttcttttgattttcccatgatgtcaagcaaagaggcactgagtttgaaggtaggtcttgaaatacatccacaggtacacctccaattgactcattatgtcaattagcctaacggaagcttctaaagccatgacatcattttctggaattgtccaagctgtttaatggcacagttaacttagtgtatgtaatcttctgacccactggaattgtgatacagtgaaataacctgtctgtgaacaattgttggaaaattacatgtgtcatgcacaaagtagatgtcctaactgacttgccaaaactctagtcagttaacaagacatttgtggagtggttgaaaaacgagttttaatgactccaacttaattgtatgtaatcttctgacttcaactgtatctacttGCTCCAAGGCAGAAGAATTGTTATGTACTGTTGAAATGTGAATCACATGCAGACCTACAGTGTGCTGTATGTTAAATGATACGTTTGCATTTCCCTGTGTGGGTTGGAATTCACATGGAAAATACAGTATTGGATCTTTGGGGGTGGCTCTGTTTTGAAATATAACACACATtatttaaatcttttgtctttgatttttattttttttacattgcacAATGTCTGCATTGGCGACGCTCATCACAAggaatactattactactactactgtaggctGTGTTGTTATTGCCATGTTTGCTAGTAGTTGATGGAAAGATCAACATATTGTTGTTTGCTTGTCAATCCAGGAAGTGGTAAAGGACTATTTTACAAGTGCCACTTGTACATACACTTGTTATGGAAATCGTTAGAAAATCAGCTCCTCCTCAATTTCTACACATTATACAACGTGTGTGCAGTGCTTGTTTCGTAGGCAGAACGGCTATTAAATGGTTGAGATTTTGATTAATTGCTTGGAATGCTTGTGGTTGTTATGTCTGTATGTTGCCAATGCCAGACTCTCAATGTCAATGAAAAGATaacaaggaaagagagagacaactagGACACTTACTGCTACAGCTATTCTTGAATCGTCTGGTAGTCTTGTTGTCAGATGATGCCAGGTAAACAATGTCTCCCATGGAAAATGCATTAGATTGTGTAATTCCAATTAATAGCAGGCAGTGTACAGATGTTTTAATGTTGCTATCTGGCTACTGGATTAATACTGGGTCAACAATGTGGGCCTTTAGGGGTACCTTTGACATTGTGATTATATGCAATTGTAAAATGAGACATTTAGCtttattctgttttatttttgttttatttatatGAACTACCTTTCTTCCAAATTATTAATCTTTTGACTATCACAGTTTATTTTGTTCCCAACTGGATTTCACTCAAAAGTCTGTACAATTCCTCCTCCTGAATCTATCTTCCTCATCTGACCATCTCACCCTCCCTGCCCTGCTGTCTCCCTCAGTGCTGTGCCCTGTGTCAGGCATAACAGTGAGCTCCCCTGCGGAGGTCCATTCTGTGAGGGGTGATGCCGTCACCCTGACTTGCACCTTCACCTCTACCAGTCGAGCCACCAGCCGTATGTCAGTGGACTGGTCCTACAGGCCTCAGAGCGGAGGCCCTCCGCAGGCGGTAAATACCCACCATAGAAAAATAATCTGTATATTGAGTTGATTGATAATAAAGTGCACATTGAATGAAGAATTACTATGCTTTTACACCCTGGCATTGGTACACTTAATATGGCTGCCGCCGGCCCTCCCATCCCAATACATTGACTTGAATTGTGATGCCTGTTAgagtaattctatttctatggtacaCTTAACCCCTGGACATATGACTCAGAAACCCCAGGCAGTTAGGGGCAGGAATCAGGATCACTCTTCTACATCTTGGTGATGTGGTAAATGTATGTTAAGTTGCGGTTAGGTCTCCGACACCAAAGCTCTCCTAGATCCAATTTCCTTGTCGATACTCTTAGCAGCTGACCGCATAAGTTTTTAATTCCATTTCGAGGGCCGATAATGTATACGCTATGTAGTTGTTGGCATATCATATCCTATAGGAGCACTCAGCGCTAATGTGCTGCGGCTCCCTTGATGAGGTGATAGGAGCTGTTGGTTTAGTCATTAAGATGTAGTAGTCAGGCCTACTGCTGTGTCAGTGTCAGCAGATAGTGTGGGCTGTTACGTCACCCAACACAAACTCTTCATCCTAGGTGTGTCGGCTGTATAAGCATAACATGGTTGTTGGTTTAAATTCCTTATTTACTTGAAAAAGTTTGTTTTGTGCAACTATAGATGGATAAGGAAACGTGGAACTTTTTGCCGCATAGCCCAACAGAGCTAGCCAACACAACAGAGCTAGCCAACACAACAGAACTAGAGAGTGAATTTGTCTCTCATAGTACATTTATTTCCATCCAATTTCATTAGCAGATTCGGACACATTTATTGCCACAATCGTATATCAAAAGGCACTGTGAATAAGTATTTGAAAACTCAATCAGAAATATAATTTATCAGCCAATGCTTGAGAACTATGAATTGGTGGTGTGCTTCAGTCTCCCTGCATAATTATCAATATCTTGATGAGAATGAATTTCCAGTGTTGAAAAGGCAGCTCAAAATGTCCAACGATTAAATCACATATCCATAGCAACGGATAGCAAGGAAGGACTTGGATGGCTTGTCATTAAATTCCTCTGAATGACACTGAATGAACACCTCCAGTCAATCAATGTCCTGTATAAGACATGAGCAAATCAATTCAATATCCATTTTGATGGCCATGATCCACCAGGTTTTTATTCGGTGAGTCACTACCGTTACGGTAACCACAAAGCTTTGAACCACAGACCCTAACATTTGCACCCCGAGAGACGGTTCCCCGGACCCAAATTAGCCCTGGATTGAAAATCATTCAATGATGATTCTACATTGAAAGTGagttttagtccaggactagctTTAATCTGGGTCTGGCTCTAAATGTTTCAGAGGTACTTGGCTAGTTGTAACCTGTCTGATGTAGGCCTAAGTATCTGTCTGGGTTGACTGGGTGCAGTGGTTGGATTTAGTGTGCTGTCAGTCTCAGCTCTATGGCTGTCTGAACTGAAGTGCCTCCTGGAGAGCCCAGCCCATACAGAGCTATAAAACAAATATAACTGCTAAGCACCATTGATTGTTAACAGCCCTGCCGTGTGTTGGTCTTTGTGTACATTTTCCTGTGCCGTTTATTCACTATGTGTAATTAGTTTTCTTCAATGTGTCTCTTTGACAATTCTTATTGTCTATTTGTCGGTGTGTTGCCGTCTGAGTAAAGCCCTATTTTAGCTTTTTGAAACCATTCCCAGCCTTCTACCCCTGCTACTTTTCGAAATGCGGTAATGGTTAGTGTGATTGATGCTGTATGTCTGTTGTCTGTGTCTTGTTAAGTGGCTCTGTTGTTGCCAAGGTCTGAGTAACACTGTACTAAACCTATGCCCAGAGTCATCccaatctctcctcttctctttgttCCCCAGTTCTTCCACTTCTCCTCTCTGGTGTTCCCTCCGCGGGATGGCCAGTTTAATGGGCGTGTGAAGTGGCTGGGTAGCCCGGCCCGGGGCGTGGCCTCCATCCAGCTTCTCAACGCCTCCCTCAGCGACAACGGCACCTACAGCTGCTCCGTCAGGAACCCCCCCGACGTCCACGGATTCCCCACCTCACAGACCGTCCTCACCGTGACGCCCGAAGGTGAGGCAATTCCTCAGAGGAATGTATATTTAGGGCCAAATTCTAACTTGAGATGGGTGCATGTGAATCATGCACTGATGTTAATAGGACTTTTGAGAACATTTTCCAGTAAGAACATTTGTGTGCGTCTCAAGTCAGAATTTGTCCCTTAATTGAGAGGCAGGAGTTTAAGATTTGTTAGTAAAGGTGattgtgggttcaccctgttgaCCTGTTGACCTTAGGAATGATGACATGTAGAACATGACTGTGTGGGAATTGTGGCACTGGGGAGATTTACTTCTCATTGGGCAGTAAAACCTACCTCATGTTCAATACTGGTATGGTCGGTCACATTTATTGATGCCTTTTCGAATACTTATAGATTTCAGTACGTGTGCGCTACACATTGTCACATTTTCCACAAAGCTAAAACAATCCATCTTTTAGAAGCTTTTGAGGACAGGATGCAGATTTATTTTACAGGTTTATTAAAGCAATTGCACACAAAGGCATGCTAAACTACGTTTTTAGTACCGCTGTGCTGAGGTCATACAAGGCGGATCTCGTAACTAAAGAGATTAACGAATCTTTACCGTCTCCACTTACACTGAGTGTGTATGTGGTTATGAtgaaccctctcctctccacagtgCTCGCGGTTCACTTCTCAGATGTGGCGGTGCTTTTAGCCTTCATACTGCTTCCTTCCACCATCATCACGCTGGCTCTGCTGGGTCGCATGTGCTGCCCTCCGAGGGACAAGAGCCAGACCCAGGGTTACCACTCCCCTATTGAGGTCACACCTGGGTGAGTAGATTTACTCCTCAATCAGTGCACCAGTTCTTCATGGCCTCCTAGACATATGGACATATGTTTTCAAAGAAGTGATATGGTTTTGGTAAAGAGAGCCCCCATCGCTGACTTGCTGAGTGGACACTATGGCTTTTTCTCATTTAATCTTTCCTTGATTCcttttgtcctctctcctcacctcctcctcaaaATGCATTGGAGAAGAGGGTCCAAGGGGAGGGACAgtggaccttctcctccaatacgATTGAAAAGAAGCCGAGCAGAGATGACGCGAGGAATCAAGGAAAGATCAATTGAGAAACGGCCTTGAGCCAATATAGCAAATTGCTAATGCTGACTGTTTTGTGATTTGACCAATTTGAACTCTACCATCTTTTTGACAGAGAGGAGCCTGGCTTCAAGCAGATCCACAGCAAGGAGAAAAACATGACATGCTGCCACATATATTTGCTGGTATGGCATGTTTCTTTTTGCTTATGAATTAGTTAGGGGCACATGTCTCCCCGATcaacttcaaatcaaattgtatttttcacatgcgccgaattcaacaggtgtagaccttatagtgaaatgcttacttacaagcccttaaccaacaatgcagttttaagaaaaaataagtgttaagtaaaaaaattaCAGTAACATAtatataattaaagagcagcagtaaaataacaatagcgaagctatatacagggtgtaccggtacagagtcaatgtgcgggggcaacagttagtcaaggtaattgaggtaatatgtgcatgtaggtagagttaaagtgactatgcatagacaataaacagagagtagcagcagtgtaaaaaaggggggtaatgcaaatagtctgggtagccatttgattagctgttcaggagtctaattactaggggtagaagctgttaagaagtcttTTGGACCTCGACTTTGCGCTCCGGTACCGCATGccatgaggtagcagagagaacagtctatgattagggtggctggagtctttgacagacaccgtctggtatagaggtcttggatggaaggaagcttggccccggtgatatactgggccgtacgcactaccctctgtagtgcctggcGGTCGGTGTCCGAGCACTTCCCATACTAAGCAGTGAAGCAACCAGTCAGGGTACTGTCAAAAAGtatagctgtagaaccttttgaggatctcaggacccatgccaaatcttttcagtctcctgagggggaataggctttgtcgtgccctcttcacgactgtcttggtgtgcttggaccatgatagtttgttggtgatgtggacaccaaggaacttgaagctctcaacctgctccacgacagccccgttgatgagaatgagggcgtgctcagtcctccttttcctgtaatccacaatcatctcctttgtcttgatcatgttgaaggatatgttgttgtcctggcaccacatggccaggtctctgacctcctccctataggatgtctcatcgttgtcggtgatcaggcctaccacggttgtgtcatcggcaaactaaatgatggtgttggagttgtgcctggccatgcagtcatgagtgaacagggagtacaggaggggactgagcattcacccttgaggggcccccgtgttgaggatcagcgtggtgactgtgttgttacctacccttaccacctggggcggcccgtcaggaactccaggatccagttgcagttaggttgtagttattatagtaattataggactatttctctctataccatttgtatttcattaacctttgactattggatgttcttataggcactttagtattgccagtgtaacagtacagcttccatccctctcctcaccgctacctgggctcgaaccaggaacacatcgtcaacagccaccctcgaagcagcgttacccatgcagagcaaggggaacaactactccaagtctcagagcgagtgacgtttgaaaagcTATTAccacgcaccccgctaactagcttgtcatatcatataggttacaccagcctaatctcgggagttgataggcttgaagtcataaacagcgcaatgcttgaagaattgtgaagagctgctggcaaaacgcactaaagtgctgtttgaatgaatgcttacgagcctgctggtgccaacCATCgaccagtcagactgctctatcaaatcatagacttaattataacatgataacacacagaaatacgagccttaggtcattaatatggtcgaatcggGAAACggtcattttgaaaacaaaatgtttattctttcagggaaatacggaaccgttccgtattttatctaacggatgccattcctaagtctaaatattgctgttacattgcaca containing:
- the LOC115136974 gene encoding myelin protein zero-like protein 3 isoform X1, encoding MSYTKTWTTSPWNTIYSNSLPHFTEMVRQQHMSIRLNIVLLLYLMVCFVLCPVSGITVSSPAEVHSVRGDAVTLTCTFTSTSRATSRMSVDWSYRPQSGGPPQAFFHFSSLVFPPRDGQFNGRVKWLGSPARGVASIQLLNASLSDNGTYSCSVRNPPDVHGFPTSQTVLTVTPEVLAVHFSDVAVLLAFILLPSTIITLALLGRMCCPPRDKSQTQGYHSPIEVTPGEEPGFKQIHSKEKNMTCCHIYLLDSDYEDYYVHKEKPPAQGETMAESQC
- the LOC115136974 gene encoding myelin protein zero-like protein 3 isoform X2, translating into MSYTKTWTTSPWNTIYSNSLPHFTEMVRQQHMSIRLNIVLLLYLMVCFVLCPVSGITVSSPAEVHSVRGDAVTLTCTFTSTSRATSRMSVDWSYRPQSGGPPQAFFHFSSLVFPPRDGQFNGRVKWLGSPARGVASIQLLNASLSDNGTYSCSVRNPPDVHGFPTSQTVLTVTPEVLAVHFSDVAVLLAFILLPSTIITLALLGRMCCPPRDKSQTQGYHSPIEVTPGGSKGRDSGPSPPIRLKRSRAEMTRGIKERSIEKRP